The region agtcggtgatgctatctcatcctctgtcatccccctctcctcctaccttcagtctttcccggcatcaggatctttttcaatgagtcagttcttcacatcaggtggccaaagtatgggagcttcagctccagcctcagtccttccaatgaatattcaggactgatttcctttaggattgactgctttgatttccttgcagtccaagggactctcaagagtcttttccaacaccacagttcaaaagcatcaattcttcagtgctcagctctctttatagtccaactctcacatccatacattactggaaaaatcatagctttgactatatgaacctttgtaggcaaagtaatgtctctgctttttaatatgctgtctaggtttgtcatagcttttcttccaaggagcaagcatcttttaatttcatggctgcagtcatcatctgcagtgattttggagcccaaggaaatcaggtctgtcagtgtttccactgtttccccatctatttgccatgaagtgatgggactggatgccatgatcttagttttccgaatgttgagttttaagccagctttttcactctcctctcactttcatcaggaggctcttctttagttcttctttgctttctgccataagggtggtgtcatctgcatatctgaggttattgatatttgtcccggcaatcttgattccagcttgtgcttcatccagcccagcatttctcatgatgtactctgcatataggttaaataagcagggtgacaatatacagccttgatgtactcccttcccaatttggaaccagtctgttgttccatgtccagttctaactgttgcttcttgacctgcatacagatttctcaggaagtaggtcaggtggcctggtatgcccatctctttcagaattttccagtttgttgtgatccacacagtcaaaggctttagtgtagtcaataaagcagaagtagatgtttctctggaattctcttgctttttcaatgatccaatggatgaaACCAGGAGAATAAACAAATATACCTCCTGCCCCCTACTGGAATCAACCAGACAGCACTGTCTTCCAACATGAGGGGTCCCATGATGCCCCCTCATCCTACCTAAGGACACttagctggcactggctgggcCCAAGCCTGCCTCTTGGAGGTGGTTGACCAACATCTCCAATGGTCTGGGTCACTTTGTGGTAgcgaagtcttaatcactgggtcACCAAGGAAATACCCCTAGCTTTCTTTCATAGGAAAATTTCTCTTACTTCTTGGTTCTGACTACATTTTCTCACCTTCAATTCTCTTAAGTACACTCTAATTGGCTTCTTGACCACAACTACACTCCTGAAACTGCTCTTGCAATTGATCAATGAAATTccaattgaaaaattaaatggaCTTTCTTTGTCCTTATCATATTTGACTTCAACagcatttaagaaaaatgaaatacttcCTTATTTTGGTTTCTGCATCTCACGAAAGATAATTCCTCCCACCTCACTAatactatttttctattttctttattgaataGTCTTCCTCTATTCCACCTCCAAACATTGGAATACTCAAGAGTTTGGCCTTGGgtcttttctttttgaagttttcTTCAAATGGTCTCATTCAGCCCCACAattttaaataccatttatttgATGTTAACTGACAAATCTGTATCTCCAGCCCTCATCTCTTCCCTGAATTTCTGACCCCTAATTCCTTATGCCTACTTGAAATCTCCCCCTAAAAGCTACCTTCAACTTCACATGTTCAAATCAGCCTATTAATCCTGTCCCCATCCACACTCCCACTATAACACTTCTCCTAGTTCAATAAATGTATCATTCACCTGGCTACTTGAGCAAAAATTTAGGAGCCAtccttcatttctcctttctttgaTTTATATGTATTTGGCTTTCATCCCCAATTCTAGATcaaaactcttggaatttcctaagatATGAGAATGAGcatgtcttttgttatgttaatgaggtggcTTTTGGACAGCACCTAAGGATAAGGGCTGACTGTCAGGAAAACCAAACCACATGATTAGAGGGTTAGAACTTTAAGTCCCACACCTCCTAACctatggggaggggagagaggctggAGGTTGAATCAATTGCCAATGGCCAACGATTTAATCAGTCATGGCTATGTAATGAAGACTCCATAAAACCccaaaaggggacttccctggtggtccagtggttaagaatccacctgctaatgcaggggacacagattcagtccctggtctggaagattccacatactgcaggcaactaagcctgtgtgccacaactcttGAGACCATGCACcccagagcccatgttctgcaacaagagaagccaccacaatgagaagcccacacacaacaACTAGAGCGTAACCCCTGCTCACAACCAGGTTGGTGAACACGTGAAGGTATGGGGAGAGCCATGTACCCATAGACGGCATGGAAGGTCTGCACCCTTTACCGATACCTTACCTTATGCATCTTTCCATATGGCAATTCTTCAGTTATATCCTTTAATAATAAACTGATAGTCTAGtatataaaatgtttctctgagttctgtgagccactcgagtaaattaatcaaacccaaggaggAGGTTGTTGAAACCTCCAACCTATAGCCAGCAGGTCAGAAACACAAGTAGACAACCTGGACTTGTATCATTGAGGAGGAAAATATCCCTCCCATTTTCTGCATGTTTGTCTAGACTTCAGtgtcatttctaaatatttggtagaattcagcagtAAATCATCTGGGCCTAGAGTTTTCTTTGTGGGGAAGTTTTAAACTACAAAATCAATCTCTTTGTTGGATATAGGGCTATTTAGGTTGCAAATTTCTTCTTGAGAGAGGTTTGGTAGTTTGTATCGTTCAAAGAATTTTTCTATATCATCTAAGCTGTCAAATGTATTGGCATAAAGTTGTTTTTAatatccctcccctcctttttttaaaacaaatccacacttttcatttacttttcagtAAGTTTAAGTTCTCGAAGGATACAGCATCACATGGATTCTGTGTTCAATGTCTTGTGTTGCTTTGGAATTGGCAAGAaacatgtcactgtttccatgagcTTGAGTTATCTTTCCCCAGATTACTAAGGTTTTCTGCCAGGAGTTACTGTATTATTCTTTGCTTTGTGCACAAAAACACATCTCTTGCCTAGACAGAATTCAGGTTCATCTCgagtatcagtcagtcagtcagttcagttgctcagtcatgtccaactctttgtataTCTCGAGCATATATACCTTCAATTTTCAGGACAGCTGCGTGCTCCCTCTGGCTCTGTAGACCCCACTTATAGCCAGCAAAAATAGCCTTGGACCACAGCCTTCCAGACATATTTGTCAATTCAGAAGTCCTTTTCCTAGCAGGCCTCCGCAGGATCCAagatggctgcataatattcccttattttcttttaatatctatAATATTTATAGTGCTGTCACCTCATTCCTGATATTGGTCATGTGtcttccctctcccccttcccaccctaattcagttcagttcagtagctcagttgtgtccgactctttgcaaccccatgaaccacagcatgccaggcctccctgttcatcaccaactcccggagtccacccaaacctatgtccattgagtcggtgatgccatccaaccatcttctcctctgtcatccccttctcctcctgccctcaatctttcccagcatcagggtcttttccaatgagtcagctcttcacatcaggtggccaaagtattggagtttcagcttcaacaacagtccttccaatgaacatccaggactgatctcctttaggatggactggctggatctccttgcagtccaagggactctcaggagtcttctccaacaccacagttcaaaagcatcaatccttcggtgctcagctttctttatagtccaactctcacatccatacacgaccactggaaaaacaataaccttgaccagatgggcctttgttgacaaagtaatgtctctgctttttaatatgctatctaggttggtcataacttttcttccaaggagtaagcatcttttaatttcatggctgcaatcaccatctgcagtgattttggagcccagaaaaataaagtcagccactgtttccaccgtttccccatctatctgccatgaagtgatgggaccagatgccatgatcttagttttctgaatgttgagctttaagccaacttttccattctcatctttcactttcatcaagaggctctttacttcttcactttctgccataagggtagtgtcatctgcatatccgaggtgattaatatttctcctggcaatcttgattccagcttgtgcttcatccagcccagcatttctcatgatgtactctgaatagaagttaaataagcagggtgacaacatacagccttgatgtactccttttcttatttggaaccagtctgttcttccatgtctagttctaactgttgcttcctgacctgcatacaggtttctcaagatgcaggtcaggtggttctggtattccccatctctttcagaattttccacaatttattgtgatccacacagttaaaggctttggcatagtcaataatgcagaaatagatgtttttctggaactctcttgttttttcgatgatccagcagatgttggcaatttgatctatggctCCCatcctaattgctctggctagaacttatcagttttattgatctcaaaatcagtttttggtttttttgatttttctctattatctgttttctatttcattaatgtCAGCTCTGttgcttatttcatttttatgctttctctgaatttcattttttctcctttttttagtTAAGGGAGACACTGAGGTCAGtaatttgagatctttcttcttttccaattagtgGCATTAATGGTATCAATTAGGTATCCAATTAGGCATTTAGTGTTATCAATTTCCCTGAAATATGCTGCCTCCCacacatttttgtatattttcattttcaattaaatataagtaatttctctttttgtgatatctttattGACTCATAGGTTACTTTAGTGTGTAATTTAGTTTGCACATAATTTTTGATTGTTCAGATATCTGTCATCAACTCTAACTTAATTCCACTGTGATCAGATAGCATACTTTGTATGACTTTCATCCACATAAATTTATTCAgatttgttttatggcccagaaatagtttattttgataaatattctaTGTTCACCTGAAAAGAAAAGCATGCTACATAAGATTTTTTATGTCTAATCACATACACCCAACATAtgtatttgatttatatttaaatatatgtgataGATCCAAAAAGTATCTTGAAGAACTTTATCCAACTTCCTATTGATGGttattttgggattcaggatttACAGGTATGCATGTAAGACCAAGATTTACTTTCTACTTTATACCTTATTATAGTGTTTGTAGTAGGAAAAGATAGGAAATAGCttaagtatatataaatagaGGCCTAATTAGATAAACAGTATATCTTTACAATGGAACCCTTTGCAGCAGCTAAAAGGAAGGAGGTGAACTATAAATACTAATATGAAACAACTCTAAAATACATTGATAAGTAAAAGAAACAAGGTGTGTTGAAGTtgaaaaatattgtatatcaaaaaaaaagaaaaatattatatatcttaAATGAGATACTAAAAGCACTGATGAAATATTCAAACTGGCCTTCAGTAATATTTTGTTCATCAAAAGACACCATGACAGACtaaaaaggcaagccacagactggaaaaaaatactcCCAATAAAGATATTCAATGAATGTTGTGTTTATTGGAGACATTATTAAAGAACAGCAGAAGTGAAGTTCAGTGGAATTAGAGATACTGAGGCTGGGATAACAATTCTTAGCTTACTTGTATTCCACATTCACAGAATCTGCTTATGAGGCTTAATCAGTATTCCTGGGATACTGACCTGGAATTCAATACAGTTCATTTTTCACTTCATCCAGACCTCTAGGACTTAGACCCTCCCCTTGTTCCCAAGTCAACAGAACCATCTGCATTTTTTGCTTCCACATGTGAGGATCTGACAACCTGGTGGACTATGACACCACTGTAATAGTTCTAGTTTCGGATCCATCTGAGATAAATCATTCTGCAACATGTTAGCTTTTACCATGTCAGCTCCTCCTCTGGAATACTACTTTGCtctcatttacttttaaaagctattgacacagtagaatattactcagtcttaaaaaggaaattctggcaCATGCTATAGCACCTTGTAGAAACCTTGACTGAGAAAAACGTAGGGAAGagacttaaaagaaatggaagaatctTCTTAGGAAAACAATGATTGTGCTCGAGCCACGATGAGCATTTGTCTTTTTGGCAACCTGTGGCAAAGATCTAGGGATAGTGTAATCCCAGATCTCTCCCACTCAGCCATGAGCCAGGGTCTTGGATTTGTGAGGTTAGAGGctgagaaaatatgaaaagaaccaAAATAAGAACACTCTCCAAGAAATTCAAGCTCGGTTGAAAAGACTGGTCCTCTTTAACTCTGCTGAGTATATTAGATGCAGGAACCATCAAAGTTCTTGAAGGCACATCTGTTCATTTGGCCTTTTTGACTTGTGGCTCTCGTGTGGCACTGGTCAACCCACCGCTCTTCTTCCACTCACAGATATCTGCAAAGTTGCACATCCGGCATTTCCAGGCCTCCTCCACGTCAACCCCTTGAGGCTCTCGGTGGCCCATCCAGTAGGTCATATAATGCTGTACTTTGcttctcatctccttctcttcaaAGGCCACTATCTCTGTACCCAGCACAGTGGCAGTCTTTTGGTGGACATACTCAATTTTCAGGCTATCAATAAGTGGGAGGTCAGACAGTGTTAGAGACAAGAAGACCAGTTCTATGAGGTCACCCAAGGACTTCACAGAATAGCCTCCCTGCTGGGCATGCCTCAGCACTGAAGGTCCCAGTGGTTTTTCTGGATGCAATTTTGTGTGGTGGATTAGGCTAGCAGCAGTCACTTTCCCCTGTACCATGGCATCAAAGATATATTTGTACAGGCTGACTTgaaaactatctttttttttctgagcgtCTGAAGGGAGCACAGGGTTCCCACGTGTCTTGAGTTCCACCAGTTCCAGTTCCCCGCTGGCTGTATAGTACAGCTCATCAATCACACCAACAAGAAGCACACCCTCCACTTCTCCAAACACTGGAAACTCTCTGATACGCCCTTCTGACTGCAGGGTAGGAATCATTGATAATATGTTCAGAAACTTAACTGCCCAGGCATCTTCTTTACTGGTGATGGGGATACTCACAAGATCATGAACTTCTAGTTCTCTAGCTAGGTGGATGCTGGCACCAGTATCCAAAATAGCTGATTTCTTGGGTGTCAAGAAACCAGGAAGCTCCTTTCCAAATACCATTTGCTGTTCACACCAGTTCTGAGTAGACAGGTCAGTGACATACAAATAATTAAGATGAAATCGCTCCATAGGTGATGAGAACTCCAATCTTCTTTTCAATTTTGGTAAACTTATGAGCTTGTCATCCTTCTCAGGTAATTCATAAGAAGGACCAGGCTTGCTAGGTGAAGCACTTGACTCTTCCGAATCCTCCAGGTCCAAAAATTCTGAGTCACTCAAGTCTGAGAACCCAGAAGCCTCTGCTGacaccttctcctcttccccagtCTCTGCCATGGCACAGCTCTGGATTGGGCAAAGGCTATACACATCATATTAAAGAAATGCATTattcaaatgaaaaatttctCAAAAGCATTTCTGAATTCCAATGAGGTAAAAAAGATTCACaactaattatttatatatagtcTTTAAAGATGCTTATTAATTTATGAACAATTAGTAATGCTATAGAGTTGTAGCACACATGCAGTTTACAATAAGGCTCACTGTATCGTCCATATATGAATActtggcaaatattttttaagtgcaaAATAGTTTTATTCCTAAATCTGGCGCTAACATATTATGTGACTTTAAGCAAATCACTTTCCTCatcctcaatttcttcatttaaaagaagatttaaggtttgtcatttttccttaaaagctctcctagggcttccctggtggctcagtagtaaagaatctgcctgccaatgcaggagacatgggtttgatccctggtccaggaagatcccacatgctcaggAGCATCTAAGCCTGtgtgtcacaactattgagcctgtgctctagagcccatgagctgtaactactgaagcctgcgtaccctagagcccatgttccacaaaagaagtcactgcagtgggAAGTCCATGCACCataactagagggtagcccctgctggctgcaactagagaaaagcctgcacaacaaaaaagaaccagcacagccaaatataaataaataaataaaattatatatatatatatatatatataatctctacTGCCTTGggatattatttcattattttaagtaaatacagaacattgtaaatgttGTAGCAATGTCTGCCAGTTTATCATGGACTGCTTCTATACTTCCTTTGTATACAAAGTCCTTGGCTAGGAAAACAAATCTCAATACCAAACTGCTCCATGAGAAAAATCAGCTCTACAATGACTGTTTCAGGAACACGGTGTggcaaaattaaaaaactaaCTACAGATAAATACAAATAGACCTACCCATATACAAAGTAATAGCATACAGTAGTAAGAGGATATTCACAGCAATATGCAGAAATCAGTTGTTTTTTCTATTTGAGATATATTAATACTTTACTGCCTTTATAAATTCTTCCTAACATAATAGAAATTGATGTTTCTTgctaagttttattttctctccccACAAGAAATTAGCTTATGATGGAAAACATCTGCCAGTGAACACTCTTAAAATATTACATgcttgctaaatcacttcagtcatgtacaactttttgcgaccctatggactatagcccaccaggctcctctgtccatgggatcctccaggcaagaatactggagggggttgccatgctctcctccaggggatcttcctgacccaggaactgaatccacaTCTGTTAtatctcctgtattagcaggtggattctttagcaccagcaccacctgggaagccaacaaATACTACTGGATTTTGCTATAAATAATAGTGgatattgggaattccctggtggtccagtggcttgggctccatgcttctactgcagggggcacaggttcgattcctggttggagaactaagatcccacatgctgcaaggcacaACCAAAATGTGCTAGACACTGAGCCAAGTGCTTCACATTTAATATCTCACTACTTTACTACAGGACAAGTACTCTCTCTCTTTACAACAAGCAATTTCACA is a window of Muntiacus reevesi chromosome 1, mMunRee1.1, whole genome shotgun sequence DNA encoding:
- the EXO5 gene encoding exonuclease V — protein: MAETGEEEKVSAEASGFSDLSDSEFLDLEDSEESSASPSKPGPSYELPEKDDKLISLPKLKRRLEFSSPMERFHLNYLYVTDLSTQNWCEQQMVFGKELPGFLTPKKSAILDTGASIHLARELEVHDLVSIPITSKEDAWAVKFLNILSMIPTLQSEGRIREFPVFGEVEGVLLVGVIDELYYTASGELELVELKTRGNPVLPSDAQKKKDSFQVSLYKYIFDAMVQGKVTAASLIHHTKLHPEKPLGPSVLRHAQQGGYSVKSLGDLIELVFLSLTLSDLPLIDSLKIEYVHQKTATVLGTEIVAFEEKEMRSKVQHYMTYWMGHREPQGVDVEEAWKCRMCNFADICEWKKSGGLTSATREPQVKKAK